From Papilio machaon chromosome 2, ilPapMach1.1, whole genome shotgun sequence, the proteins below share one genomic window:
- the LOC106716897 gene encoding hornerin yields MAAKFIVTLTCFALCQSTPVLLNGVIYREGRNYPIDAANLPNVIDIQFPPGQGFAEVYPGNAIAQAEAYEIPGNTAAIASAHNGQYFPIPPPATVVSYQNFEAPQGMGYLIPTSAQSSAGVHGNHESATSSAINYGSGSAKSSAQIQGTGTYGVTSNTNVYSQGFGSAMSTVNNGHESTVTSAQTQGNGLSSAKSKTQSGLGTTLAESQVNGAHGSATSSVKQSGTSVDTSANTQGHGSSASANVQKAQGTGFTKTTSKKGVKWQFGTLYGTPSNVANVHAQSQSGPGIAQSTAQTIGHGSVNANAIANGAGHSTPTVNNYGHSPITTSANAHGLGSATSSATDGLNSANAVASTDGHVVPNTVANTVGQIPSYSPNQGYGVVQWIPNVHDAGYVQSVANTQGYGTANSAASSQGPYGPLQSTADVNGAGYAHSVANDKYGSVNTVANSGHGSAKSSANINNLGYGSVSSNANVNGAGYANSAANSNGLGYGSAVSNVNGNGSSSSNVLSYGPNFAGSQTIANAQSSGSGHAMSSARAQGLQTAYRVVNTSANTNGYGSAIANAQSL; encoded by the exons ATGGCGGCCAAGTTCATTGTCACACTGACGTGCTTCGCTCTCTGCCAATCCACCCCGGTCCTCTTAAACG GTGTAATATACCGTGAGGGTCGCAACTATCCAATCGATGCCGCAAATTTACCAAATGTCATTGACATACAGTTTCCTCCAGGACAAGGGTTTGCCGAAGTGTATCCAGGGAACGCAATCGCCCAAGCCGAAGCTTACGAAATTCCCGGTAACACTGCTGCCATTGCTTCGGCGCATAACGGACAATATTTCCCCATTCCCCCGCCGGCTACTGTAGTATCGTACCAAAACTTCGAAGCACCACAAGGTATGGGATACTTAATACCAACCTCGGCGCAGTCTTCTGCCGGTGTCCATGGTAATCATGAGTCTGCCACATCTTCTGCTATCAACTATGGGTCTGGTTCGGCAAAATCCTCTGCACAAATCCAAGGCACAGGCACATACGGAGTCACATCTAACACTAACGTCTACAGCCAAGGATTTGGTTCTGCAATGTCAACGGTGAACAACGGTCACGAATCGACCGTAACATCCGCTCAAACGCAAGGCAACGGATTGAGTTCAGCCAAATCGAAAACACAGAGCGGTCTGGGTACCACCTTAGCAGAAAGTCAAGTGAACGGTGCTCATGGTTCAGCCACCTCATCTGTAAAGCAATCAGGGACCTCGGTCGATACATCAGCTAACACCCAAGGCCATGGGTCGTCAGCGAGCGCTAATGTCCAAAAGGCGCAAGGAACTGGTTTCACCAAGACAACAAGCAAAAAAGGAGTTAAATGGCAATTCGGAACCCTTTATGGGACACCATCCAATGTTGCAAACGTACACGCTCAAAGTCAATCCGGACCTGGAATTGCTCAGTCTACAGCTCAAACTATTGGCCACGGATCGGTCAACGCAAACGCTATCGCTAACGGAGCGGGGCATTCCACCCCGACCGTCAATAACTACGGACACAGCCCTATTACTACTTCTGCTAATGCACATGGACTTGGAAGCGCCACATCAAGTGCCACCGATGGACTTAACTCCGCAAACGCGGTTGCCAGTACTGATGGTCATGTAGTCCCAAACACGGTTGCTAATACTGTGGGACAAATTCCTTCTTATTCTCCTAACCAGGGATATGGCGTGGTGCAATGGATTCCAAATGTCCACGACGCAGGCTACGTGCAGTCCGTGGCTAACACTCAGGGTTACGGCACCGCTAACTCTGCAGCCAGCTCGCAAGGACCCTATGGACCCCTGCAGTCAACCGCTGACGTGAACGGTGCTGGTTATGCGCATTCCGTTGCCAATGATAAATACGGTTCCGTGAACACCGTTGCCAACTCAGGCCATGGTTCTGCCAAATCCTCCGCCAACATCAATAACCTAGGATACGGCTCGGTGAGCTCAAATGCCAATGTGAATGGTGCAGGTTACGCTAACTCAGCTGCGAACAGCAATGGCTTGGGCTACGGATCGGCTGTCTCGAACGTTAATGGTAACGGATCAAGCAGCTCTAACGTTTTGTCTTATGGGCCAAACTTTGCTGGATCTCAGACGATCGCCAATGCCCAATCTTCGGGCTCTGGTCACGCCATGTCCTCGGCGAGGGCTCAGGGCTTGCAAACCGCCTACAGGGTCGTCAACACGTCCGCTAACACCAACGGCTACGGGTCTGCTATCGCCAACGCGCAAAGCTTGTGA
- the LOC106716871 gene encoding probable peroxisomal acyl-coenzyme A oxidase 1: MSANKVNVDLQRERAKCNFNVEELTNFLDWGVKYTEKRRNLEQKVLSIKGLLDDTPEEYLSHKEKYENAIRKSVLFYKTLHSTEDENMSIDEKTKLNFRNIVTSAIFKDNSPFMLHNSMFIPTIMGQGTDEQREYWMKRAKNMEIIGTYAQTELGHGTFIRGLETQATYDPDTEEFVLHSPVLSSYKWWPGGLAHTANYCIVMARLYIKGKSHGIHPFMVQIRDEETHMPLPGIKLGEIGAKLGFNTVNNGFLGFENHRISRDRMLMKNAQVLKDGTFVAGSNSKLTYGTMVYVRVLIVSNMANMLAKAVTIAVRYSAIRRQSQPKPDEPEPQILDYVTQQHKLFIAIASSHAFYMNAMWLWEIYYSVSLQLASGKLDNLPELHALACCLKPLSTIDATAMIEKCRLACGGHGYMLSANLAQTYGLATAAYTYEGENTVLLLQAARSLVKAWVGHVKGRPLKGTMAYLAGESTVKAWDGSIDGIIQSFKVVAIRKISSVVKILQDYEKSGLSPEDAWNKASVFLTAASEAHGRAVLLSVYKSEMDKRAAVLSPPLRKVLLQLVDLYVTYWALEKVGDMLLYASITDKDVDELQRRYIELLAAIRPNAVGLVDAFDFRDEILNSTLGAYDGRAYERLMEEAMKSPLNAEPVNQTFHKYLKPFMRGKL; the protein is encoded by the exons ATGTCTGCTAACAAAGTTAATGTAGATTTGCAAAGGGAACGGGCGAAATGCAACTTTAACGTAGAAGAATTAACGAACTTTTTAGACTGGGGAGTTAAATATACAGAGAAAAGGAGAAACTTAG aGCAAAAGGTGTTAAGCATTAAAGGCTTGTTGGATGACACTCCCGAGGAATACTTGAGTCATAAAGAGAAATATGAGAACGCCATCCGTAAATCTGTGTTGTTTTACAAAACTCTACATTCAACGGAGGATGAAAACATGTCTATTGACGAGAAAACTAA GCTTAACTTCCGTAACATAGTAACATCTGCAATATTCAAAGACAACTCGCCATTCATGCTGCATAACTCGATGTTCATCCCGACCATCATGGGCCAGGGCACTGACGAACAAAGGGAGTACTGGATGAAACGGGCAAAGAATATGGAGATAATCGGCACATATGCTCAG ACGGAACTGGGACATGGTACCTTTATACGTGGCTTGGAGACGCAAGCAACATACGACCCAGACACGGAGGAATTCGTTTTGCACAGTCCTGTGCTGTCCTCTTACAAATGGTGGCCTGGAGGCT TGGCCCACACGGCGAATTATTGCATAGTTATGGCCCGTCTCTATATAAAAGGAAAGAGCCACGGAATCCATCCTTTCATGGTACAGATCAGAGATGAAGAGACCCACATGCCTTTGCCTGGAATCAAGCTTGGCGAGATCGGAGCAAAGCTTGGTTTCAACACTGTTAACAATGGCTTCCTGGGCTTCGAAAACCATAGAATATCAAGAGACAGAATGCTCATGAAGAATGCACAGGTCTTGAAA GATGGAACATTCGTAGCGGGCAGCAACAGCAAGCTGACGTACGGAACCATGGTGTATGTTCGGGTCCTAATAGTGAGTAACATGGCCAACATGCTGGCTAAGGCGGTCACTATAGCGGTGAGGTACAGCGCTATCAGGAGGCAGTCGCAGCCCAAACCCGA TGAACCTGAACCTCAAATCTTGGACTACGTGACTCAGCAGCACAAATTGTTCATCGCGATTGCGTCGAGCCATGCGTTCTATATGAACGCCATGTGGTTGTGGGAGATATACTACAGCGTGTCCTTACAACTCGCAAGCGGCAAACTTGACAACTTGCCTGAG TTACATGCGTTAGCTTGTTGTCTAAAGCCATTGAGTACAATAGACGCCACGGCAATGATAGAGAAGTGTAGATTGGCGTGTGGCGGGCACGGCTACATGCTGTCAGCTAACCTCGCGCAGACGTACGGTCTGGCCACTGCCGCCTATACATACGAGGGTGAGAACACAGTGCTGCTACTGCAAGCTGCCAG ATCATTAGTAAAAGCTTGGGTCGGTCATGTCAAAGGTCGACCTTTGAAAGGTACAATGGCGTACCTAGCAGGAGAGTCTACAGTGAAGGCGTGGGACGGCTCCATTGACGGAATAATACAGAGCTTTAAAGTTGTTGCCATACG taaaatatCGAGTGTTGTGAAGATTCTACAGGACTATGAGAAATCCGGACTATCCCCAGAAGATGCATGGAACAAGGCTTCAGTATTCCTTACTGCAGCATCTGAG GCACATGGCAGAGCTGTTCTTCTCTCAGTGTACAAGTCTGAGATGGATAAGAGAGCCGCCGTCCTGTCTCCGCCTttaagaaaagttttattacaactGGTGGATTTGTATGTGACGTACTGGGCACTTGAAAAAGTTGGCGATATGTTGCtg TATGCATCGATTACGGATAAAGACGTCGACGAATTGCAGCGAAGATACATAGAGCTATTGGCAGCCATCAGGCCTAATGCAGTCGGCTTGGTAGACGCCTTCGACTTTAGAGACGag attttaaactCAACTCTTGGTGCTTACGACGGTCGCGCGTATGAACGTCTGATGGAGGAGGCAATGAAGAGTCCACTCAACGCGGAACCTGTCAATCAAACCTTCCACAAGTACTTAAAGCCATTCATGCGCGGCAAATTGTAA
- the LOC106716854 gene encoding probable peroxisomal acyl-coenzyme A oxidase 1 gives MTKGSQADVNPDLKMERLKCNFNIQEVTYIFDGGKDKTLQRKKIEDVALNIAASIDEVPEECLNLKERYDNAVRKSCVYSNIVKNELLEITGLEALGTPVLRRTADAFFKDVSPFMLHLGMFVPTIIGQCTPEQQAHWLPKALEMQIIGAYAQTELGHGTFIRGLETTATYDPATEEFILHSPTLTSTKWWAGGLGNTANHCIVVAQLYTNGQCHGTHPFIVPIRDLDTHEPLPGVKVGDVGIRMGFNTADNGFLRFNQYRIPRENMMMKNAKVMKDGTYVKVARHEKLTYGTMVFVRVTLVMEAAFNLAKAATIAVRYSAVRRQSQPKPGEPEPQILDYPTQQHKLFICIATAHALQLTGLWLWRTFEAVLADMRKGNTDSLPELHALSSCLKAVSTSDSAALIEQCRFACGGHGYMMSSNLPLLYSFVTATRTYEGDYTVLLLQTARFLVKAWEQAESGKVLTPTVAYLASAAAKEKAVWSDSADGMIRSFQAVAAGKIAACSENIKRLTKTGMSLEDAWQLTTVRLVAASEAHCRAMICQAYWHEVTRLTASCSANVKIIMEQLSSLYLVYWALEFTGDLLRYSTICENELNKLQLRYEELLALIRPNAVGLVDAFDLRDEILHSTLGAYDGRVYERLMAEALKSPLNETSVQSSFHKYIKPLAKGKL, from the exons atgACTAAAGGATCTCAGGCTGATGTGAATCCAGACCTTAAGATGGAGaggttaaaatgtaatttcaatatCCAAGAAGTCACGTATATATTCGATGGCGGCAAAGACAAAACCCTACAGAGGAAAAAAATAG AGGATGTAGCATTGAATATTGCAGCTTCAATAGACGAGGTACCAGAAGAGTGTCTCAACCTAAAAGAGAGATACGACAACGCAGTCAGAAAGTCCTGCGTTTACTCTAACATTGTTAAGAATGAGCTACTCGAAATAACGGGATTGGAAGCGCTAGG AACTCCGGTGCTTCGACGGACTGCAGATGCGTTCTTCAAAGACGTGTCACCTTTCATGTTGCACCTGGGAATGTTCGTGCCAACCATCATAGGACAGTGCACGCCAGAACAGCAGGCGCACTGGCTGCCTAAAGCCTTGGAGATGCAGATCATCGGCGCCTACGCACAG ACAGAACTTGGTCACGGTACGTTCATACGTGGTTTAGAGACGACTGCAACGTACGATCCTGCCACTGAGGAGTTTATACTGCACAGCCCCACGTTAACCTCCACCAAGTGGTGGGCAGGAGGAC TTGGTAATACTGCAAATCACTGTATCGTGGTTGCGCAGTTGTACACCAACGGTCAGTGTCACGGTACCCACCCGTTCATCGTGCCTATAAGAGACTTGGACACCCATGAGCCCCTGCCTGGCGTGAAAGTCGGAGATGTCGGTATCCGTATGGGCTTCAACACTGCTGATAACGGGTTCCTTAGATTTAATCAGTATAGGATACCCAGAGAGAATATGATGATGAAGAACGCTAAAGTAATGAAG GATGGTACTTACGTAAAAGTGGCTCGCCATGAAAAACTCACATACGGAACAATGGTTTTCGTTCGAGTTACCTTGGTTATGGAAGCAGCATTCAACTTGGCGAAAGCAGCCACCATTGCTGTACGGTATTCAGCAGTGAGGAGACAGTCACAACCCAAACCAGg TGAGCCGGAGCCTCAGATCTTGGACTACCCGACGCAGCAGCACAAGCTGTTCATCTGCATAGCGACAGCGCATGCGCTGCAGCTGACCGGGCTATGGCTGTGGCGCACCTTCGAGGCCGTGCTGGCCGATATGAGGAAAGGCAACACTGATTCATTGCCAGAG TTACATGCACTGTCAAGCTGTCTGAAGGCCGTGAGCACATCGGACTCTGCCGCGCTAATCGAGCAGTGTCGCTTCGCGTGCGGCGGCCACGGCTACATGATGTCCTCCAACCTGCCACTCCTCTACTCCTTTGTCACCGCCACCAGGACATATGAAGGAGATTACACAGTTCTACTATTGCAGACTGCCAG GTTCTTAGTGAAAGCATGGGAGCAGGCAGAGAGTGGCAAGGTTCTAACACCGACCGTGGCTTACCTGGCAAGCGCGGCTGCCAAAGAGAAAGCTGTATGGAGCGACTCAGCTGACGGGATGATACGCTCCTTCCAAGCTGTCGCTGCAGG TAAAATAGCGGCATGTTCTGAAAATATAAAGCGACTTACGAAGACTGGAATGAGTTTAGAGGACGCCTGGCAGCTGACCACGGTCAGACTAGTTGCAGCGTCTGAG gcGCACTGCCGTGCTATGATCTGTCAGGCGTACTGGCATGAAGTAACGCGGCTGACAGCTTCTTGTAGTGCCAACGTCAAGATCATTATGGAACAGTTGTCATCACTGTACCTCGTTTATTGGGCACTGGAGTTTACAGGAGATCTATTGAGA TATTCGACGATATGTGAAAATGAACTGAACAAGTTGCAGCTTAGGTACGAAGAGTTACTGGCTCTCATAAGACCGAATGCCGTCGGATTGGTGGACGCTTTTGACCTTAGAGACgag ATCTTGCATTCAACGTTGGGCGCTTACGACGGTCGAGTGTACGAGCGTCTGATGGCAGAGGCACTGAAGAGTCCACTTAATGAAACATCTGTCCAGTCGAGTTTCCACAAATACATTAAACCATTGGCGAAAGGAaagctttaa